DNA sequence from the Anguilla anguilla isolate fAngAng1 chromosome 4, fAngAng1.pri, whole genome shotgun sequence genome:
CAGGACAATGTTGAAAAAGAGCTGCACAAATACGCAGCAGCTCAATCCAGCTACTGTTATTAAGAGATCCCTTCAGCCTTGAGCTCGTACGCAGTGAAGGGGCACAGAGTCATCCATCTCAGCTCTTCGAGGGTTCACTTTGGCAGGCATTTCCTGCTACAACACACCAAGGCTTCCTCAGCCAAGGCTGGCgtcatgaaagaaaacaaatccaaCATTGTGGAGAAGAGCTAAAACTATCCTCTGAACCATAAAGGTGAACGGGCCGGTTGTACGGGTAGCTCTATTCTTAACCCATGTCACAGAAACAACAGCATACAAGAAATCTGAAACTATTTGACATTCTTGGGATATTCCCCGCTTGCTTTACATACTGTCTATTCAGCGATTTCTCTCATTTATTTATGCGGCATATCTATATCTAGTTACCTAAGCTCAGCACATTACCCTTCGCTGAAGTAACCTTATTTCATACTCACAGAAGACCTTTATCTCTGTGCCCTTTGACTTCAGGACTGAGCCGCACTTGACCTCGCAGGTGTAGGCTCTCTCATCCTGGAGCTCCACTGGGCTGAGAAAGAGCTGGGAGAGGGGCCCCTGGGTCTGGCTCCGGCGGCGAACGGACGCATCCAGCGGGCTCTTCCAGAAGAAGGCTGGGGAGGGACAGCCCGTGGCCCTGCAGGCCAGGATGACGCTGgcccctctctccacagtgATCACACCGTCCCCTGGGCTCAGCTCCACCTCAAGGGGGTGGACTGGCCGAACAAAGAGAACAGACACGTCAGGACACACACGTCAGCATCACCATTAATCCAATTACCACCATTATTACAATCCTCTTTTTTATGTCAATGGATATGGCTACAAAAACACTTTCGTGCTCCATTGAAACTCTTTTAACTTCCTCCTCTCTTACCTCCTGCTGAGTGCGCAAAACACAGGCTTACAGTAATAAAAACCATCAGTAACATTACAGCACTATCAAAAGCCTAAAGCACAGAGATAGACGATCAGCGTGTTTTAAAAGGCGTTAGTGTCGTCCAGTTGCTCACAGCCTCTTTTATACAGTGGAGCGGCTGGTGAAATTTCCACAGAGCTTAGAATGTGTACCCCCTGGGGAACTGTGCTCTCTGTACTTTACACAGACAAATTCCCCTTCTCtagccccctctctctctcgctgcttCCTCATGCAGTTCTCTTCTTTCCACCCAACATACTCGGGCGATATTCAGTTGTGTCAGTGTCAAAGCAAAAGAGACATTGAAAATCATGGTCGCCTCCAGCTAACTTTGTGGAAACAAGAGTGAGCACCGCTTTAGTGTCGTGTGACAAAATGATGATTCCCACCTTCGACAGTCACTTGGGTGCTGGCAGCCTGGCTCCCGTGTTCATTGAGGGCCTCACACTCGTACAGGCCTGAGTCAGACAGCTGGACAGAGGGCAGGGAGATGGAGGTGGTGGAGTCAGAGCTGGTCTGTAGGTCCGTTTTCTGACCCTCAGACACCCTGCGCAGAACCAGACAGCCCGCTGGTACGCTGTCCGTGTAGCAGGAAATGGTCACGTTGTCCCCTTCCTTCAGCTCCCTGGCCGGGCTCACTGTGATGGAAGTGTTCCTTGGAGGACCTGCCAGAAGAAACTTTCCAATGAATTGACTTGAACAATGAAAATAAGTGCAAAGAGGCAATGTTTTTAGAACTGAGTTCCTGAGAAGTGCTCCCTCCAACGAAGTGAAAGGCACTTCTATTATCAACAATAGTTTTACAAGAATGTTATGCAGAAATTTAAAACCAAGTAAGACATAGCCAAAATAGGACCCCAGAAGAGAGCCTTACTGGCAGAATTAtcagtgaaatatattattatattattatattttttaaatccacagcAAAAGtccaaatatttacaatatataacACCATATTCTATTTCCTAAAGGGTATTCAGCAACATAGCTTCTGTTCCCTGATTTCTACGTGATCAGTTCAGGACATAACACTCAGGACAATTAATCATGTATATCAGGGGTATTCAATCTTATCTTAAAAGgttaaggtttttgttttgagccTAGCACTgaaacacctgattctactcatcaaggccttgattgaagaccatgattaatgaattagtggaatcaggtgccATTGTGCTGGGCTagcccaaaacaaaaacctgcacccacaccagcccttatcagataagattggacacccctgacgCAGATGGTCATTTGTGCGTCTCACCTTGCACAGTGACATTCACCGTGGCTGTGaggtttcccagcatgctttttGTCTCACACTCATAGGTGCCAGCATGGGACACTGTCACATGACCGAAGACGAGAGTCTCATTTTCACCCACTGTGACAGACTGGCCTGCAGGCCCAACTTTCCTCCACACTGTCACTGGCCGTGGGTTTCCTTCTGCAGTGCATGCCAGTGTCAAATTTGCTCCCATTTTCACCACGGCTGTCTCTGATATCCTAATATCCCTGGGTGCATCTGCATTAATAACAGCAGAAATAATCATTcttaatcattcatttttataaggTATTAAGGAGAGTTTATACAAGTGCAAGTGATGGGACTCACCCATCAAATTTATCCTAtcagagaaaaatgaaatcaaagttTATCTAACGCTACATTTCACGGACGGTGGGGGTAGAATATCAatactgtttcatttttatcaatgtCTTATACAGTATAAACAGAACTTTCAATTCACTAAGAATACACAGTAACCTTCTGCATGAACTTCAGTGTAAATATAGCGACTTACACATCACATTCAAAGAAACCGTGGTTTCCTTTATCCTCTCATCCTCAGGAACCCCTTCAAAAGTATGCCGGGCCCTACAAGTAATAGCTTTTCCATTGTCTTCGCTTGTTGCCATGTATTTGTATCTGGAGGTGACAGTTGAAATGTCTGCTCTTCCCTCGTCGGTGTGAAGGACTCTCCCGCCCTGCAACCACTCAATCACCATGTACTCTGGAGGATAGACTGCCGGCACCTCACAGGTGAGAGTAGCTTCACCCACCAGCATGTGGCCATTCCCCGAAATGAAAGGTTCTCTTGGGaaagctgaaatgaaacatACACTTAAATATTTCAAGCAATATTAAGTAACATATTGCTAGTATTtgaacataaaattattttcaaaaatatccaTACATTTGTGTATTGGTGTAAGACAATAAAACCTTTAGGTTAGGTAGATTGTTATTAACAATTatctgaaaatgttattttataacTATATCTGAAAATAATCAACTGCTATCATCCGACAGCAGTTTTAAACCAGAACAGCAATACAGATATGACATACAAAAATAACTTACAATAAACTTTAACGGATGCATACATCTGTTTCCTTTTATTCCCGCAACTGACTTTGCAAACAAACGTGTTATCATGCGCTGCGGATACGGGATCAAAGATGAGGAGGGATTCCGATGCGGAGGGATTTTCCACGCTCCCGGAAAGCGGCTTATCTTCGAGGGAAGCCCAGGTGAGGGTGGTGCTCTCGGAACAGTCCCTGGCGCTACATCTCAGCACCTGCCTGTCGCCAACTTGTAACACCGTATTACGTGGCTCCAATTCCATAACAAATGAATTCGCTGTTTAAAAAGACAACGTTTTGTAAATTTATTACAGTTAAATTACCATTCAGTGCGCACCCATTTTGCTATATAAAGAAATCAGCCCTACATGCtactatattttacatttataaacagtaaaatgttcggtgttaaatcaactcttagaGTAGCCTATATCTAGTCCCTATAGTGAATTCATGGAGCCTACTGTTAGCGCTGAATTAACATTTGACTATTACTGTGTATGTTTACACGTCATatgtcagaaaataatttataaaaaattaaaacagttcaGCAACTGTCAACAATTGATACGACGTGAAAAGAAATCTATATAAAATACAGACTTTTAAAAGAGATCCAGCATTTTGAGCACCcgcaaatataataataacttaCCTGCCACAGGTAATGCCAAAATCATCATTATAGTAAACTCCATTGTTTAAAGTTGATTTGAATGTGTACAGGTTAATATGATATCCAACGCGATTATTCGTTTCCCTGCTTCTGTCAGCAGTGCAATGCTGGGTCTGTAACTGGGATGAAGGATTTTATAGCCTGCATCTGAGGGGATTCCGacgaggaaagaaaaaaaagtcctctTCAAAAATACCAAATATGTCACGGATGAATTCCCCTACTCCTGGGCCCCCGGAGCTTGACTGAATTTTTTGGTGTGTAGAAGTGCTCCCTCTTCAGTCAGAGTTTTTAATAACGGACCGTCAGAGCAACATCGCTTTAGAAAAAGTGTCCCGCTGGTAATGCCTGTTGTGTTTTATTCAAGTTCAATCCGCGTTATTTATCTAAAACAGCAAAGATCATTATCTATAGTGCTGGGATTACAAAGATTTTTCAAGGCCTCCTAGAAGGAACCTGATGGCTGAGGACTCTCACATCGATATGATGGTTATCTTTTGACATCATCAGTCAACACCACTACAGGGTGAAATACATCGGCTATTTACCACATCAGTGCAAGTTCATGTGCAACAATCCATCAGTTATTCAAAtcataaatgtgtaattttattatgcatttatgtaagatatatcatttttttatcatttctatttcaatatttaattattacaaCGATCCCAATATTAGTAAGGATGTGTGAACCGGATAAGGTTGATTTTATCTCAACACATAAAAcgtctttgttttgtttgaaatgtttcttaTGAAGCATCAGTTTTcatgtagcctatgtatttACATAGAATTCATAACtcattatatacatatatgcagtATTTACTGTAATACCATGAACTAATAGCTACGTTTACATGCAGAATATTTCATCATTCCGAATACACTGATTCAGATTGAAGATTCCAAATGAACCGTCCACATGCATGTTGATCTGATTAAGGTGTGCGTTTACGTTCGCAAGCATGTAATCGGAAAGCAATTTCCGGCATGCGCACAACCCCAGACTCTAGCCAACTTCTGGCGTTCGAGTGCACAATACAAATTTATATAAACATTTCCAAATATGCGTCGTATGGTATGTACAGTAGGCTATTTACATTGATAGTGTTCTTACATAGTCTTTCAGGCAGCAGTGTCAATGGAATATTTAAACAGTTATTAAACAGCAGATGATGAGTCGATAGTTCTGTCCTTAATTTTTTCACACACTTTCACAGCTCATTATTTAGCGCTTTTCGAACATCACATCGTTCTGCgattttttgcttgtttgtttgtttgtttgaacgTTTGAACGTTTCCAAAAGGAAAAGTAAATCGCCCACAGACCAGTCGTGTCTTCGTCGACGTCACTTACACAGTGAACATGTGCAGAAAGAATATTTATTCTATTCAAGTAGTCGATTCAAGCGCTTGTATGTGTAACATTCTCCTATCGATCGGATTCAAATGAAatcatcaaatcaaaatgtttttataggCCTGTCGGACATTTCACATCTGTCGCAATATTAACAAAAGGTTTACTCCACCCCtttcaaactgaattaaatttcaATCGGTATGGGATAGTTTAgtttaaagacatttttattctggTTGGTGATCCTATTGGACGTGGAATAAGAGACTCCATGTTAACGTAGCTAATGCTTTTTTATTCAGCACTTATGGTTGGATggttggattttctttttttctatcttttaatcattattttccGACTTTATATAATTTTCATACATACCATACATTTAATAACCaatgaaatgcatgcacacaaatccATGTGTAATAGTTCCACCATGAAATTATTAAACCAGATtatatcaaatcaaatttctGTCCTCTGGTTTACCATGCTGCTTATTTTTAGAACTAGATGTTGCATAATGTCTTCTCTGAGGACCTCAGAGTCATGTGTGGGAGGATAATTATTGGTGGTGATACACTTCCTGTAATTGTGttgctgtatgtttttaaaagattcaGTTCGTACCCTTGGAAGTCCACAttaaatccttttttatttacatgcaGAGCAAAACGTTACTTTCATAGTGTCTGTGAGGCTCTTGAATGAATTTTAATCATGAATATACAAATTCTGACAAGTTTGACTGTGCAGCCTTCATGGGCAGGCAAGCGTTCATTGGTGTTTTAACTATGTGCAGATTGCCTATTCCTGA
Encoded proteins:
- the vcam1b gene encoding vascular cell adhesion protein 1b, yielding MEFTIMMILALPVAANSFVMELEPRNTVLQVGDRQVLRCSARDCSESTTLTWASLEDKPLSGSVENPSASESLLIFDPVSAAHDNTFVCKVSCGNKRKQMYASVKVYSFPREPFISGNGHMLVGEATLTCEVPAVYPPEYMVIEWLQGGRVLHTDEGRADISTVTSRYKYMATSEDNGKAITCRARHTFEGVPEDERIKETTVSLNVMYAPRDIRISETAVVKMGANLTLACTAEGNPRPVTVWRKVGPAGQSVTVGENETLVFGHVTVSHAGTYECETKSMLGNLTATVNVTVQGPPRNTSITVSPARELKEGDNVTISCYTDSVPAGCLVLRRVSEGQKTDLQTSSDSTTSISLPSVQLSDSGLYECEALNEHGSQAASTQVTVEVHPLEVELSPGDGVITVERGASVILACRATGCPSPAFFWKSPLDASVRRRSQTQGPLSQLFLSPVELQDERAYTCEVKCGSVLKSKGTEIKVFSFPSDPVIESSGAHVEGEVSTLRCSVRDVFPAERLRVDWLDEERLLLSEEGSFSSSLQNLTSTLTFTPTAGHQGKRVTCKATFQMEGVPRNRTVRTAVTTVTLQYAPRNTSITVSPARELKEGDNVTISCYTDSVPAGRLVLRRVSEGQKTDLQTSSDSTTSISLPSVQLSDSGLYECEALNEHGTQAASTRVIVKTPPRNTTVQVFPSSQVQEGQNVTICCRTVSFPPPAVILRKLDGGAELYSPNGTFLLLNLTLRDTGLYQVNVTNDLGYETEVFTISVMERQSSPPPSWNDFIVPVIGVAAVVTAVAMTGLAVHYLNQARKRGLYELAKSTPRTV